From a single Marinobacter sp. THAF197a genomic region:
- a CDS encoding ABC transporter ATP-binding protein gives MSELLTISDLSIRFDNGPLVVDSLSLRVGLGETLALVGESGSGKSVSALSVLRLLDARHARYPSGKILYRGEDLLTAADSRLRQIRGREISMIFQEPMTSLNPLHTVEKQITETLELHKGMRGPQARKRCIELLDLVGIPEPERRLNSYPHQLSGGQKQRIMIAMALANEPDLLIADEPTTALDVTVQKQVLELLESLKQKLGMAILMITHDLSIVRRYADRVVVMEQGQCVEEAATEQLFTAPAHPYTRKLIDAEPPENPLPPTDGGRTLMEVTGLNVQFPIRKNLLGKVKESFHAVQNVSFALQPGETLGIVGESGSGKTTIGHALLKLTASTGSIRLAGTELGPLSQKQFRPWRKRVQIVFQDPFGSLSPRMSVAEIVREGLEIHDTNDAEQHDARVIQALKDVGLDPDARHRYPHEFSGGQRQRIAIARALVLQPELIILDEPTSALDRTVQKQVIELLREIQARYKLSYIFISHDLAVVRALSHKLLVLKNGQIVEYGAAEAIFRAPKQDYTRELLTAAFFYQPTTN, from the coding sequence ATGAGTGAGCTCCTGACCATCTCGGACCTGTCCATCCGCTTTGATAACGGCCCGCTGGTCGTAGACAGCCTGTCGCTGCGAGTTGGTCTCGGCGAAACCCTGGCGCTGGTGGGCGAAAGCGGCTCTGGAAAATCGGTATCGGCCCTGTCTGTTCTCAGGTTACTGGATGCCCGGCATGCCCGTTATCCCTCTGGCAAGATTCTGTATCGTGGCGAAGATTTGCTGACGGCTGCGGATAGCCGGTTGCGACAAATCCGCGGCCGGGAAATCAGCATGATCTTCCAGGAGCCCATGACCTCGCTCAACCCCTTACACACGGTTGAAAAGCAGATCACCGAAACTCTGGAGCTACACAAGGGCATGCGTGGCCCCCAGGCCCGAAAGCGTTGTATTGAACTGCTCGACCTGGTGGGCATTCCCGAGCCAGAGCGGCGCCTGAACAGCTACCCACACCAGCTGTCCGGTGGCCAGAAACAGAGGATCATGATCGCCATGGCCCTGGCCAACGAACCGGATCTGCTAATCGCCGACGAACCCACCACGGCTCTGGATGTGACCGTACAGAAACAAGTACTGGAGTTGCTGGAATCGCTGAAACAGAAACTCGGCATGGCCATTCTGATGATCACCCACGACCTGAGCATTGTCCGCCGCTATGCGGATAGAGTGGTGGTTATGGAACAGGGTCAATGCGTTGAGGAAGCCGCCACCGAGCAACTGTTCACCGCGCCTGCGCACCCCTATACCCGGAAGCTCATTGATGCGGAACCACCAGAAAACCCTCTCCCACCGACTGATGGTGGTAGAACACTGATGGAAGTCACGGGGCTGAATGTTCAGTTCCCTATTCGCAAGAACCTGCTGGGCAAGGTCAAGGAGAGTTTCCACGCGGTTCAGAACGTGAGTTTTGCCCTGCAACCAGGCGAGACACTGGGTATTGTCGGTGAAAGCGGCAGTGGCAAAACCACCATCGGACATGCGCTACTGAAGTTAACCGCCAGCACCGGGAGTATCCGGTTGGCGGGAACCGAACTTGGGCCTCTGTCCCAGAAGCAGTTCCGACCCTGGCGCAAGCGGGTCCAGATTGTCTTTCAGGATCCTTTCGGTAGTCTGAGCCCCCGGATGTCGGTGGCTGAAATTGTCCGTGAAGGGCTAGAGATACACGACACCAACGATGCCGAGCAACACGACGCCAGAGTGATTCAGGCACTGAAGGATGTGGGGCTGGACCCAGACGCCAGGCACCGTTACCCCCACGAATTTTCCGGCGGGCAGCGACAACGCATTGCCATCGCCCGGGCACTGGTGTTGCAGCCGGAACTGATCATTCTCGATGAGCCTACCTCCGCCCTGGACCGGACCGTCCAGAAGCAAGTGATTGAGCTTTTACGGGAAATTCAGGCCAGATATAAGCTAAGCTACATCTTTATCAGTCATGATCTGGCTGTCGTTCGGGCACTCAGCCACAAATTGCTGGTGCTGAAGAACGGCCAGATAGTGGAGTACGGGGCCGCAGAGGCTATTTTCCGGGCACCGAAACAGGACTACACCCGGGAACTGCTGACCGCGGCTTTCTTTTATCAGCCTACGACCAATTGA
- a CDS encoding extracellular solute-binding protein: MTKTRKAPHLILSGLITSLALMATPLFSAADDHHENGPAPVHGIAMHGELKYPEGFSHFDYVNPEAPKGGTLKLSVVSNGFDSFNPFVIRGVAAAGVSTYVYDTLMESSSDEPFSEYGLIAESVEFPEDRRYVIFNLREEARFQDGTPITAKDVEFSHRILTTEGHPFYRNYYADVRKVTIENSHRIRFDFGETDNRELPLILGQMPILPAHYWEEREFGRNGLDIPVGSGPYRIGSFDAGRSVTYELIEDYWAKDLPVRVGRFNFQRIQYEYYNDDTVALEAFKAGNFDFRQETSAKNWATAYTGRRFEDGRIVREAIPHQRPSGMQGFVFNTRKPVFRDPKVRQALAYGFDFQWANRNLFFDQYTRTNSYFENSELASSGLPEGPELDILERFRDQLNPEVFTREYTPPDTSDSRSMRDNLRAAMELLNEAGYSIRGGKMVHEETGKQLSFEVLLFQKSFERVVLPFTRNLERLGIDVTVRLVDSNQYIQRVRSFDFDMITQVLPQSDSPGNEQREYWHSSTAEVSGSRNFMGVNDPVVDQLVDMVIQAPDREQLVHRVRALDRVLLHSHYVIPHWHLTKDRVAYWNHLQRPEVTPKNGIDLNNWWINR, translated from the coding sequence ATGACAAAAACACGGAAAGCACCTCATCTGATCCTGTCTGGACTGATCACATCCCTGGCCTTGATGGCCACTCCACTTTTTTCCGCTGCTGACGATCACCATGAAAACGGGCCAGCGCCCGTTCATGGGATCGCCATGCATGGTGAGTTGAAATACCCGGAAGGCTTCAGCCACTTCGATTACGTTAATCCCGAGGCGCCCAAAGGCGGCACTCTGAAGCTGTCCGTGGTATCCAACGGGTTCGACAGCTTCAACCCGTTTGTGATTCGCGGCGTAGCAGCTGCCGGCGTCAGCACTTACGTCTATGACACACTGATGGAATCGTCTTCTGACGAGCCATTCTCCGAGTATGGGTTGATTGCCGAGAGCGTTGAGTTTCCCGAAGACCGCCGGTACGTCATATTCAATTTGCGGGAAGAAGCGAGATTCCAGGACGGCACCCCGATCACCGCCAAAGACGTCGAATTCTCGCACCGTATCCTGACCACTGAAGGGCACCCCTTCTACCGCAACTACTACGCGGATGTGCGCAAGGTTACCATCGAGAACAGTCATCGTATCCGATTCGATTTCGGCGAAACCGATAACCGTGAGCTGCCTCTGATCCTGGGGCAAATGCCTATTCTCCCGGCCCATTACTGGGAAGAGCGGGAGTTTGGTCGAAACGGTCTGGACATTCCGGTGGGCAGTGGGCCCTACCGCATTGGTTCGTTTGATGCTGGGCGCTCTGTTACCTATGAGCTGATTGAAGACTACTGGGCAAAAGACCTGCCCGTACGTGTAGGACGTTTCAATTTCCAGCGCATCCAGTACGAATACTACAACGATGACACGGTAGCGCTGGAAGCCTTCAAAGCAGGCAACTTCGACTTCCGCCAGGAAACCTCCGCAAAGAACTGGGCAACCGCCTACACCGGCCGGCGTTTCGAAGATGGCCGAATCGTTCGCGAGGCCATCCCTCATCAACGCCCAAGCGGTATGCAGGGTTTTGTCTTCAACACCCGAAAGCCGGTATTCCGTGACCCGAAGGTCCGCCAGGCCCTGGCCTACGGCTTTGACTTCCAGTGGGCTAACCGTAACCTGTTTTTTGATCAGTACACCCGGACCAACAGTTATTTTGAAAACAGTGAACTGGCCTCATCCGGCCTACCTGAAGGCCCTGAACTGGACATCCTGGAGCGCTTCCGCGATCAGCTTAACCCGGAGGTATTTACCCGCGAGTACACCCCGCCGGACACCAGCGACAGCCGGTCCATGCGTGACAATCTGCGGGCGGCAATGGAACTGCTGAACGAGGCCGGCTACAGCATCCGAGGCGGCAAAATGGTGCACGAGGAAACCGGCAAGCAACTGAGCTTTGAAGTACTGCTGTTCCAGAAGAGTTTTGAGCGGGTGGTACTACCCTTTACCCGCAACCTGGAACGTCTGGGCATAGACGTCACCGTGCGGCTCGTTGACAGCAACCAGTACATTCAACGGGTGCGCAGCTTTGACTTCGACATGATCACCCAGGTGCTGCCGCAATCAGACTCCCCGGGTAATGAGCAACGGGAATACTGGCACTCCAGTACCGCAGAGGTATCCGGGTCCCGGAACTTCATGGGCGTTAATGATCCCGTGGTAGACCAACTGGTCGACATGGTCATCCAGGCGCCGGACCGGGAACAGCTGGTACACCGTGTGCGGGCGCTCGACCGGGTGCTTCTGCACAGCCACTATGTGATTCCGCACTGGCACCTGACCAAAGACCGGGTAGCCTACTGGAACCATCTACAGCGACCTGAGGTCACACCGAAAAATGGTATCGACCTGAACAACTGGTGGATCAACCGCTGA
- a CDS encoding DUF1631 family protein, producing MPDLPYPAGKSSPESNADWRPLLFSCWTEQRDERVTDVLRSVEIEWTVRQVNAAYLSDRIMDVFLKTSGLHRALVSRIARLRFWLAWQLDTRGANVFSDVVLDWLDNLQEWRGWSDTGGRSSRVLLDQLDSLVIAVSGSFESGQPELVESYCKQWLDDREKGEHQVSRLRERLLETERGASRQRLADQVSRALIGRALTGRELPVVISRFIIEDWYKVLKQSVWSEGTDSELYRHANKLLEWLVWLGDPALSDRDRNRLYHVGEQIGDRIQDVWTRALGQGLPDNALADIQAVIVARIRGEVPELKPALGSGNSLTWDSRWLSLTPVDPKQAAGFIGRWFVEGEGATEQRRYLFALLEDSGEVLWTNGAGVKLGLQDWVLFLADLEADTLRSLPAPTPFGEVLSETVNLLFKVCEKQQKQREEAAREARARAEVLRKEKEAAERARKAEEEAKQAALEQQRAEAERQRQEDEKAEEERLQKEHELAAAKQVDSIGLGGWIVLAAQKDGEEPTRLKLAVKISASRKFVFVDRLGLNRREFLHDELVSGVVSGRIRILGSAAEFDDTLSRVVGRIRVGRN from the coding sequence GTGCCGGATTTACCCTATCCGGCCGGAAAATCGTCACCTGAGTCCAATGCCGATTGGCGCCCGCTGTTGTTTTCCTGTTGGACGGAACAACGGGACGAGCGGGTAACGGACGTTCTGCGGTCGGTGGAGATCGAATGGACCGTGCGCCAGGTCAATGCAGCCTATCTGTCTGACCGGATAATGGACGTGTTCCTGAAAACCAGTGGTTTGCATCGTGCCCTGGTTAGTCGTATTGCCAGATTACGGTTCTGGCTGGCGTGGCAGCTCGATACCCGCGGAGCCAATGTGTTCAGCGACGTTGTTCTTGACTGGTTGGACAACCTGCAGGAGTGGCGGGGGTGGAGTGATACCGGGGGGCGATCATCCAGGGTGTTGCTGGACCAATTGGACAGCCTGGTTATCGCGGTGTCCGGCAGCTTTGAAAGTGGCCAGCCCGAACTGGTGGAGAGCTATTGTAAACAATGGCTTGATGACCGGGAGAAAGGTGAGCACCAGGTCAGCCGGTTGCGTGAACGCCTGCTTGAGACCGAGCGTGGTGCTTCGCGGCAGCGTCTTGCCGACCAGGTTTCCCGCGCGCTGATCGGCAGGGCGCTGACTGGGCGTGAGTTACCGGTGGTCATCAGTCGATTCATCATCGAAGACTGGTACAAGGTTCTCAAACAAAGCGTGTGGTCCGAGGGCACAGACAGTGAGCTGTATCGACACGCCAACAAACTGCTCGAGTGGTTGGTATGGCTTGGTGACCCGGCACTGTCTGACAGAGATCGGAACCGGCTTTACCATGTAGGCGAGCAGATAGGGGACCGGATACAGGATGTGTGGACCCGGGCCCTCGGGCAGGGATTACCGGATAATGCATTGGCGGATATCCAGGCGGTTATCGTAGCGCGTATCCGCGGCGAGGTGCCGGAACTCAAGCCTGCCCTGGGTAGCGGTAACAGTCTTACCTGGGACAGCCGTTGGCTGTCCCTGACTCCGGTAGACCCGAAACAGGCCGCGGGCTTCATCGGCCGCTGGTTTGTTGAAGGCGAGGGTGCTACCGAGCAAAGGCGCTATCTGTTCGCGCTGCTCGAAGACAGCGGGGAAGTGCTTTGGACCAACGGCGCCGGGGTCAAGCTTGGGCTTCAGGACTGGGTGTTGTTCCTGGCAGATCTTGAAGCCGACACCCTGCGGTCCTTACCGGCTCCGACACCGTTTGGTGAGGTGCTCTCGGAAACCGTGAATCTGTTGTTCAAGGTGTGCGAGAAACAGCAGAAACAACGTGAAGAGGCGGCTCGGGAAGCGAGGGCTCGGGCAGAGGTACTGCGAAAGGAGAAGGAAGCCGCCGAGCGCGCAAGAAAGGCCGAAGAAGAGGCAAAACAGGCAGCCCTGGAGCAACAGAGGGCAGAAGCGGAACGGCAGCGCCAGGAAGATGAGAAAGCGGAGGAGGAACGTCTCCAGAAAGAACATGAGCTGGCGGCGGCCAAACAGGTGGATAGTATTGGTTTGGGAGGCTGGATTGTACTGGCCGCCCAGAAGGATGGTGAGGAACCGACCAGGCTGAAACTGGCGGTCAAGATTTCTGCATCCCGGAAGTTCGTGTTCGTGGACCGTCTGGGGCTTAATCGCCGTGAGTTTCTGCACGATGAGCTGGTATCCGGGGTCGTATCAGGCCGCATCCGGATATTGGGGAGTGCAGCAGAGTTCGACGACACCCTGAGCCGGGTTGTTGGCCGGATCCGTGTTGGCCGTAACTGA
- a CDS encoding microcin C ABC transporter permease YejB — translation MGIYILRRLALIIPTLVGIMLLNFIIVQAAPGGPVDQLIAQMEGHGSSALARAGGGDTGGEVVTSSGDSRGSRGLPPELLKEIEVMYGFDKPAHERFLKMLKDYATFNFGESFFRDRTVVELIIDKMPVSISLGLWSTLIIYLISIPLGIRKAVSDGSRFDVWTSSAIVVGYAIPGFLFAILLIVLFAGGSYFDWFPLRGLTSPNFDELNWYQKIADYFWHLALPVTANVIGGFATLTLLTKNSFLDEIGKQYVVTARAKGLEEKQVLYGHVFRNAMLIVIASMPGVLVSLFFTGSLLIEVIFSLDGLGLLGFEAALNRDYPVIFGTLYIFTLMGLILKLISDITYVLVDPRIDFESREGA, via the coding sequence ATGGGCATCTACATTCTCCGGCGGCTAGCACTGATCATCCCCACGCTGGTGGGGATTATGCTACTCAATTTCATCATTGTGCAGGCCGCACCGGGCGGCCCGGTTGACCAGCTTATTGCCCAGATGGAAGGCCACGGCAGCAGTGCCCTGGCACGGGCGGGCGGTGGAGATACCGGTGGTGAAGTCGTCACCAGCTCCGGCGACAGCCGGGGTTCCCGGGGCCTGCCACCGGAATTGCTGAAAGAAATCGAGGTGATGTACGGTTTCGACAAGCCCGCCCATGAGCGCTTCCTGAAAATGCTCAAGGATTACGCCACCTTCAATTTCGGCGAATCCTTTTTCCGGGACCGTACCGTCGTTGAGCTGATCATCGACAAGATGCCGGTTTCCATTTCCCTGGGGCTCTGGTCCACACTGATCATTTACCTGATTTCCATCCCCCTGGGCATTCGCAAAGCCGTGTCTGACGGCTCCCGATTCGATGTCTGGACAAGCTCTGCCATCGTGGTGGGCTATGCCATTCCCGGCTTCCTGTTTGCCATTCTGTTGATCGTGTTGTTTGCCGGCGGCAGCTATTTCGACTGGTTCCCCCTCCGGGGCCTGACCTCTCCGAATTTCGATGAGCTCAACTGGTACCAGAAGATTGCCGATTACTTCTGGCACCTGGCCTTGCCGGTGACCGCCAATGTGATTGGCGGCTTTGCCACCCTCACCCTGCTGACCAAGAACTCATTCCTGGATGAGATCGGCAAACAATACGTGGTGACGGCCCGGGCCAAGGGTCTGGAAGAGAAACAAGTGCTGTATGGCCACGTGTTCCGCAACGCCATGCTGATTGTGATCGCCAGCATGCCGGGTGTTCTGGTGTCCCTGTTCTTTACCGGGTCCTTGCTGATAGAGGTGATTTTTTCCCTGGACGGCCTAGGCCTGCTGGGCTTTGAAGCGGCCCTGAACCGGGATTACCCGGTGATTTTCGGCACTCTCTACATCTTCACGCTGATGGGTTTGATTCTGAAACTGATCAGCGACATCACCTATGTGCTGGTAGACCCGCGCATCGATTTTGAAAGCCGGGAGGGTGCGTAA
- a CDS encoding PilZ domain-containing protein, translated as MVDDNYEFGSSQGLPGGQDNREEYRLTARARAWLWLESPEPDVEVQDAIPLECQIRDISARGLSLVSSEPLVLNSLLMAEISLGHKTQRFRLMVEVVWCRETGQEYLVGVQILESDETDYLEWMDAVATALTES; from the coding sequence ATGGTTGATGATAACTACGAGTTCGGAAGCTCCCAGGGGTTACCCGGTGGGCAGGACAATCGCGAGGAATATCGTTTAACCGCCAGGGCTCGGGCATGGCTGTGGCTTGAGTCACCTGAACCGGATGTTGAGGTACAGGATGCCATTCCTCTTGAATGCCAGATTCGCGATATTTCGGCGAGAGGCCTGAGCCTTGTCTCGTCGGAGCCGTTGGTGCTGAACTCGTTGCTGATGGCGGAGATCAGTCTTGGGCACAAAACGCAGCGGTTTCGGTTAATGGTGGAGGTTGTGTGGTGCCGTGAAACGGGCCAGGAATACCTGGTGGGTGTCCAGATTCTGGAATCGGATGAGACGGATTATCTGGAATGGATGGATGCGGTTGCCACAGCACTCACTGAAAGTTGA
- a CDS encoding enoyl-ACP reductase FabI, protein MGILSGKKALIVGVASKHSIAYGIAEAFAREGAELAFTYQNEKLQSRVEKFADQWGSQLTFPCDVASDEQIDAVFTELNKHWDNIDIIIHAVGYAPAHELDGNYVDVTTRDGFRIAHDISSYSFVALAKGARKMMHEGSSLLTLSYLGAERVLQNYNVMGLAKASLEANVRYMAASLGREGIRVNGISAGPIKTLAASGIKSFRRMLAENAKQAPLRRNVTTEEVGNAAAFMSSDLASGITGEILYVDGGFNITGMSELES, encoded by the coding sequence ATGGGAATCCTCAGTGGCAAGAAAGCACTGATTGTTGGTGTAGCCAGCAAACATTCCATCGCCTACGGCATCGCCGAGGCATTCGCCCGTGAAGGCGCTGAACTGGCCTTCACTTACCAGAACGAAAAACTTCAGTCCCGGGTTGAGAAATTCGCGGATCAGTGGGGCAGTCAGCTGACGTTCCCCTGCGATGTGGCCAGTGACGAGCAGATTGACGCTGTGTTCACCGAGCTCAACAAACACTGGGATAACATCGACATCATTATTCACGCTGTTGGTTACGCGCCAGCGCATGAACTCGACGGTAACTATGTGGATGTGACCACCCGTGACGGTTTCCGTATCGCCCACGACATCAGCTCCTACAGCTTTGTCGCACTGGCCAAGGGCGCTCGCAAGATGATGCATGAGGGCAGCAGCCTGCTGACCTTGAGCTATCTCGGTGCGGAAAGGGTTCTGCAGAACTACAACGTCATGGGGCTTGCCAAGGCCTCACTGGAAGCCAACGTCCGCTACATGGCCGCCAGCCTTGGCCGGGAAGGTATTCGGGTAAACGGTATTTCCGCAGGCCCGATCAAGACGCTGGCTGCTTCCGGCATCAAGAGTTTCCGCCGAATGCTGGCCGAGAACGCCAAGCAGGCTCCCCTTCGCCGCAACGTCACCACTGAAGAAGTCGGTAACGCCGCAGCGTTCATGTCGTCCGATCTCGCCTCTGGTATTACTGGTGAGATTCTCTACGTGGATGGCGGCTTCAACATCACCGGGATGAGCGAACTGGAATCCTGA
- a CDS encoding ABC transporter permease produces the protein MPRLTPIQQRRLRNFRNNRRGFWSLWLFLALFGLSLVAELIANDKPLVVSYQGDVYFPVVQMVPEETFGGFLPTETDYRDRFIRDEIEANGWILWPPFKFSYNTINYELSVPSPAPPSAEHWLGTDDQGRDVAARVIYGFRISVVFGLTLTIASCIVGVIVGAIQGFYGGKVDLFGQRFIEIWSGLPMLYLLIILSAIVQPNFWWLLGIMLLFSWMGLVDVVRAEFLRARNFEYVKAARALGLGNRHIMFRHILPNAMVATLTFLPFILTGAITGLTSLDFLGFGLPSGSPSLGELIAQGKANLHAPWLGISAFVSLSVMLTLLVFVGEAVRDAFDPRKN, from the coding sequence ATGCCCCGACTGACGCCCATACAGCAGCGCCGGCTGCGGAATTTCAGGAATAATCGCCGTGGTTTCTGGTCACTGTGGCTTTTCCTGGCCCTGTTCGGTCTTTCCCTGGTGGCAGAGCTAATCGCCAACGACAAGCCACTGGTGGTCTCCTATCAGGGCGATGTCTATTTCCCGGTAGTCCAGATGGTGCCCGAGGAAACATTTGGCGGCTTTCTGCCCACAGAAACCGACTACCGGGATCGCTTCATCCGGGACGAAATAGAGGCCAACGGCTGGATCCTCTGGCCGCCGTTCAAATTCAGCTACAACACCATCAACTATGAACTGAGCGTACCCTCGCCCGCACCACCCAGCGCCGAACACTGGCTGGGTACAGACGACCAGGGCCGGGACGTGGCTGCCCGGGTCATCTACGGCTTCCGGATTTCCGTGGTTTTTGGTCTGACCTTGACCATCGCCAGCTGCATTGTGGGCGTGATCGTCGGCGCCATTCAGGGCTTTTACGGAGGCAAGGTGGACCTGTTCGGCCAGCGCTTTATCGAGATCTGGTCGGGCCTGCCAATGCTGTATCTGCTGATTATCCTCTCTGCCATTGTCCAGCCCAACTTCTGGTGGTTGCTGGGCATTATGTTGCTGTTCAGCTGGATGGGGCTGGTGGATGTCGTTCGTGCTGAATTCCTGCGGGCGAGAAACTTCGAATACGTTAAAGCGGCTCGGGCGCTCGGGTTGGGTAACCGGCACATCATGTTCCGGCACATTCTGCCGAACGCCATGGTGGCCACCCTCACCTTTCTGCCGTTTATCCTGACTGGCGCCATTACCGGGCTAACCTCGCTGGATTTCCTGGGCTTTGGCCTGCCGTCCGGTTCTCCGTCCCTGGGGGAGCTGATCGCCCAGGGCAAGGCCAACCTTCATGCCCCCTGGCTGGGTATCTCTGCCTTTGTCTCCCTGTCGGTGATGCTGACGCTGCTGGTGTTTGTAGGCGAAGCCGTACGAGATGCCTTTGACCCGAGAAAGAACTGA